In Arcanobacterium wilhelmae, the following are encoded in one genomic region:
- a CDS encoding ribonuclease H family protein, with translation MAPGFDIDEFLFGTPSAKNGTEVPTNVPSSAVSDDAGSAVSDDAGAPPASAARLDVPVTSRLDRPFDVGEDEKAGGSGAAGAPASGTVVPAETGRAGAPVGKPKPGFDLVIATDGSCSGNPGPGGWAFAEQKTGQWASGGSRKTTNNVMELTALVAALEFAGPESSLLLRIDSQYVINSVTKWAKGWRKKGWKKADGKPVANRELIERALELYEARTGKTEVEWVRGHAGDAGNELVDSLAVAQTEAHSR, from the coding sequence ATGGCACCTGGTTTTGACATTGATGAGTTTCTCTTCGGCACGCCTTCCGCAAAGAACGGCACCGAAGTTCCGACTAACGTCCCCTCTTCAGCAGTTTCCGACGACGCCGGTTCAGCAGTTTCCGACGACGCCGGCGCGCCGCCCGCAAGCGCAGCGCGGCTCGACGTTCCGGTCACGTCGCGTCTGGACCGGCCGTTCGACGTCGGCGAGGATGAGAAAGCTGGTGGTTCGGGCGCGGCTGGCGCACCGGCGTCGGGAACGGTGGTCCCCGCGGAAACTGGGCGCGCGGGCGCGCCGGTGGGCAAGCCGAAGCCCGGGTTTGACCTGGTGATCGCCACGGACGGTTCCTGCTCGGGGAATCCTGGGCCGGGCGGCTGGGCGTTCGCCGAGCAGAAAACTGGGCAGTGGGCGAGCGGCGGCTCCCGCAAAACCACGAACAACGTGATGGAGCTGACGGCGCTCGTCGCCGCGCTCGAGTTCGCTGGGCCGGAGTCGAGTCTGCTGTTGCGTATCGACTCGCAGTACGTGATCAACTCGGTCACCAAATGGGCGAAAGGCTGGCGCAAAAAAGGCTGGAAGAAAGCCGACGGAAAGCCCGTAGCTAACCGCGAACTTATCGAACGCGCCCTCGAACTCTACGAGGCGCGCACCGGAAAAACCGAGGTGGAGTGGGTGCGCGGGCACGCCGGCGACGCCGGTAACGAGCTCGTCGATTCGCTTGCGGTTGCGCAAACCGAGGCGCATTCGCGCTAG
- a CDS encoding S9 family peptidase, whose protein sequence is MTNSAPRAEKRPIERTFHGDTVVDNYEWLRGDETAARELVDAENAWFAQRTSHLGDLEKKIVGEIAARTKEADVTVPVRKGGYWYWTRTFEGKSYPAFSRTRDTGVRPDPETIGDAEQVIYDANELAEGKEFFSIGGQAVSPNGELIALAVDNAGNEEFDLTITRIDTGEVVDSALSKIVYGLVFSPDSQRIYYTRADAAWRSYQIWEHVIGSDPATDRLLYQEDDEKFSAWMWGSRDGQWLIIHSASTMTSEVRLLNLADAGAEPFVVCERRAGLDYTVEVAGDQLLLWHNLTNVGFEVASAPIGASAPESWTSVMPAATGERIMEVAAFADFAVVLLRAEGSTTLRVLRREEAAGAGENGAPASGWSAPEAIDAPELSSIELGENPQWDAESVLFVTESLLDPVTTNEWTAATGEVRALKVLDVPGYDRSKYVQVREWATAEDGTQIPMTVVYRADLERDGSNPGFLYGYGSYEISIDPFFAANRLPIFDRGIVYAIAHIRGGGEMGREWYEDGKFDKKKYTFSDFVAAAHHLFDTGLVDPARLAAEGRSAGGLLMGAITNLAPETFRVVHAGVPFVDALNTILKPELPLTVGEWEEWGNPIESEHIYRYMKEYSPYENVREGALYPAILATTSLNDVRVSYLEPTKWVQVLRDNVVNDEVERPIVQLTETVAGHGGGSGRYKKWEDRARELAFIFDQLGITE, encoded by the coding sequence ATGACTAATTCAGCACCACGGGCCGAAAAGCGCCCGATTGAACGGACCTTCCACGGCGATACGGTTGTGGACAACTACGAGTGGCTCCGCGGCGACGAAACCGCAGCGCGCGAGCTGGTCGACGCCGAGAATGCGTGGTTTGCGCAGCGCACCTCGCACCTGGGCGATCTTGAGAAGAAAATCGTGGGCGAGATCGCGGCTCGCACGAAGGAAGCCGACGTCACTGTTCCCGTGCGCAAGGGCGGTTACTGGTACTGGACCCGCACCTTCGAGGGGAAGTCGTACCCGGCGTTCTCCCGCACGCGCGATACGGGCGTGCGCCCGGATCCGGAAACCATTGGCGACGCCGAGCAGGTGATTTACGACGCGAACGAGCTCGCCGAGGGAAAGGAATTCTTCTCTATCGGCGGCCAGGCTGTTTCCCCGAACGGCGAACTGATTGCGCTCGCGGTGGACAACGCCGGCAACGAGGAATTCGACCTCACGATCACCCGCATCGACACGGGCGAAGTGGTGGATTCCGCGCTTTCGAAGATCGTGTACGGCCTCGTGTTTTCGCCTGATTCGCAGCGCATCTACTACACGCGCGCGGACGCCGCGTGGCGCTCCTACCAGATCTGGGAGCATGTGATCGGCTCCGATCCGGCCACCGACCGCCTCCTCTACCAGGAAGACGACGAAAAGTTCTCCGCCTGGATGTGGGGATCGCGCGACGGCCAGTGGCTCATCATCCACTCCGCTTCCACGATGACCTCCGAGGTGCGCCTGCTCAACCTCGCCGACGCCGGAGCGGAACCTTTCGTGGTCTGCGAGCGTCGCGCTGGGCTCGATTACACGGTTGAGGTTGCCGGCGATCAGCTCCTGCTGTGGCACAACCTCACGAATGTTGGTTTCGAGGTGGCCAGCGCGCCGATCGGCGCATCCGCCCCCGAAAGCTGGACCTCCGTGATGCCGGCCGCCACAGGCGAGCGCATTATGGAAGTGGCCGCATTCGCCGATTTTGCTGTGGTTCTCCTGCGCGCGGAAGGCTCCACCACCCTGCGCGTTCTGCGCCGTGAGGAAGCCGCGGGTGCGGGCGAAAACGGCGCACCGGCGTCGGGCTGGAGCGCTCCGGAAGCGATCGACGCTCCCGAGCTTTCCTCGATCGAGCTGGGGGAAAACCCGCAGTGGGACGCGGAGTCGGTACTGTTCGTCACCGAGTCGCTGCTCGATCCGGTCACCACGAACGAGTGGACCGCAGCCACCGGCGAGGTGCGCGCGCTCAAGGTGCTCGACGTGCCCGGCTACGATCGCTCCAAGTACGTGCAGGTTCGCGAGTGGGCCACCGCCGAGGATGGCACCCAAATCCCGATGACGGTGGTCTACCGCGCCGATCTTGAGCGCGACGGCTCCAACCCGGGCTTCCTCTACGGCTACGGCTCGTACGAGATTTCGATCGATCCGTTCTTCGCGGCGAACCGCCTGCCGATCTTCGACCGCGGCATCGTCTACGCCATCGCGCACATCCGCGGCGGCGGCGAAATGGGCCGCGAATGGTACGAGGATGGCAAGTTCGACAAGAAGAAGTACACGTTCAGCGATTTTGTTGCGGCCGCACACCACCTGTTTGATACCGGCCTCGTCGATCCCGCGCGGCTCGCGGCCGAGGGCCGCAGCGCCGGCGGCTTGCTCATGGGTGCAATCACGAATCTCGCACCTGAAACGTTCCGCGTGGTTCATGCCGGTGTGCCATTCGTGGACGCCCTCAACACGATCCTCAAGCCCGAGCTTCCGCTCACCGTTGGCGAGTGGGAAGAGTGGGGTAACCCGATCGAATCCGAGCACATCTACCGCTACATGAAGGAATACTCGCCGTACGAGAACGTCCGTGAGGGCGCGCTCTACCCGGCGATCCTCGCAACGACGTCGCTCAACGACGTGCGCGTTTCGTACCTCGAGCCCACCAAGTGGGTACAGGTGCTTCGCGACAACGTGGTTAACGACGAGGTTGAGCGGCCAATCGTGCAGCTCACCGAGACGGTTGCCGGGCATGGCGGCGGCTCGGGGCGCTACAAGAAGTGGGAGGATCGCGCCCGCGAACTGGCGTTCATCTTCGACCAGCTCGGGATTACCGAGTAG
- a CDS encoding GntR family transcriptional regulator encodes MLTFDSSSPIYVQIADDIRRRIVSGELKPGDQLMSTTQYATTYRINPATANKAFAALTAEGLVYKQRGIGMFVTDEAPTILRAAGRETYRAELLAPAVRAGLAYGFTPKEIVTLTQKILEEQ; translated from the coding sequence ATGCTGACCTTCGATTCGTCGTCGCCGATCTACGTGCAGATCGCAGACGACATCCGCCGCCGCATCGTTTCCGGTGAGCTCAAACCCGGCGATCAGCTCATGTCCACCACCCAATACGCCACCACGTACCGGATCAACCCGGCAACCGCGAACAAGGCATTCGCGGCCCTCACTGCCGAGGGCCTGGTGTACAAGCAGCGCGGGATCGGCATGTTTGTGACCGACGAAGCACCCACCATCTTGCGAGCGGCCGGCCGCGAAACCTACCGGGCCGAGCTCCTCGCACCGGCTGTCCGCGCCGGCCTCGCCTACGGCTTCACGCCAAAAGAAATCGTCACCCTCACCCAGAAAATCCTGGAGGAACAATGA
- a CDS encoding hydrolase: MLEVSTTYRRRAALNGEAPHPGTNERAMIMDSLEIRDQKADHLLTPENAAFIAIDYQPLQVSTIKSTEPATIERNIVKTGRVAKLFNLPTVLTTVRVAQGQDPTIPALRDLFPDVEEIDRTTINSWEDKDFRAAVEATGRKKLVMTALWTEACLSFPALDAAKEGYDVYAVVDAVGGTSKEAHETALRRLEQAGVKLVTWVQLACELQRDWNREETAGEFANILFKD, encoded by the coding sequence GTGCTTGAAGTTTCAACGACATACCGTCGTCGTGCGGCTCTCAACGGAGAGGCTCCGCACCCCGGCACCAACGAAAGGGCAATGATTATGGATTCCCTCGAGATTCGCGACCAGAAGGCAGACCACCTGCTCACGCCCGAAAACGCGGCGTTCATCGCAATCGACTACCAGCCGCTGCAGGTTTCGACCATTAAGTCGACCGAGCCGGCCACCATTGAGCGCAACATCGTCAAGACTGGCCGCGTGGCCAAGCTCTTCAACCTGCCGACCGTGCTGACCACCGTCCGCGTGGCACAGGGCCAGGACCCGACGATCCCGGCGCTGCGCGACCTGTTCCCCGACGTCGAAGAGATCGACCGAACCACGATCAACTCGTGGGAAGACAAGGACTTCCGTGCAGCCGTTGAAGCAACCGGCCGCAAGAAGCTCGTCATGACCGCTCTGTGGACCGAAGCCTGCCTGAGCTTCCCAGCCCTCGACGCCGCCAAGGAAGGCTACGACGTGTACGCCGTCGTCGACGCCGTCGGCGGTACATCGAAGGAAGCCCACGAAACCGCTCTGCGCCGCCTTGAGCAGGCCGGCGTGAAGCTGGTCACGTGGGTCCAGCTCGCATGCGAACTCCAGCGCGACTGGAAC
- a CDS encoding ATP-binding cassette domain-containing protein, translating to MNSNFDGLTPNSGNDSALSSPTTSAPAPSANRSAGVALRDVHVRYGRFEAIRGISANLRPGVITGLLGRNGSGKSTLARAIAAQHPFTGEITLGAEQIWENPQVMPQVALVSDATPLFSSAKVSTSLDLWEDVRPTFNRQLADGLLEAWEIPTDKRPNQLSRGQQSAVSAALGIASRAPLTIFDEVHLGMDAVLRRDFYDVLLQDFIAHPRAIVISSHNVEEIEHLIEDVWIIENGQLAASGTADDVRASFAGVAVSREAGVPDLTSILAHITQRISGTNVLKRIDANGATGVDGTPTNTGEEA from the coding sequence ATGAACAGCAACTTTGACGGGCTCACCCCCAACTCCGGCAACGATTCCGCACTTTCCAGCCCGACGACGTCGGCGCCGGCCCCGAGCGCGAACCGATCGGCTGGCGTCGCACTCAGGGACGTCCACGTGCGCTACGGGAGGTTCGAGGCAATCCGCGGTATCAGCGCAAACCTGCGCCCGGGCGTGATCACGGGCCTGCTCGGCCGCAACGGCTCGGGTAAGTCAACGCTGGCGCGCGCAATCGCCGCGCAGCATCCGTTCACGGGCGAGATCACGCTCGGCGCTGAGCAGATCTGGGAGAACCCGCAAGTCATGCCGCAGGTCGCGCTGGTTTCGGACGCTACTCCGCTCTTCTCGAGCGCGAAAGTCTCCACCTCCCTGGATCTGTGGGAGGATGTGCGCCCTACGTTTAACCGCCAGCTCGCCGACGGCCTGCTCGAGGCGTGGGAAATCCCCACAGACAAGCGGCCGAATCAGCTTTCGCGCGGCCAGCAGTCGGCGGTATCGGCAGCTCTCGGCATCGCCTCGCGCGCGCCGCTGACGATCTTCGACGAGGTCCACCTCGGCATGGACGCCGTGCTCCGCCGCGATTTCTACGACGTGCTCCTGCAGGATTTCATCGCTCACCCGCGCGCGATTGTTATTTCCTCGCATAACGTCGAGGAGATTGAGCATCTCATCGAGGACGTGTGGATCATCGAGAACGGCCAGCTTGCGGCCTCCGGCACCGCCGACGACGTTCGCGCGTCTTTCGCTGGCGTTGCGGTGTCTCGCGAAGCCGGGGTTCCTGATCTCACCTCGATCCTTGCCCACATCACCCAGCGAATCTCGGGAACGAATGTACTCAAGCGTATCGACGCAAACGGCGCCACCGGCGTCGATGGAACTCCAACTAACACCGGCGAGGAGGCGTGA
- a CDS encoding trimeric intracellular cation channel family protein encodes MDPETLFRIVDVAGVIANGLIGATLARSLAFDMFGFLALGIVTALGGGMTRDALLGIGFPVALTDPWYLWGAIGAAVFAYLVPLDGRWARRLLAMADVGALGCWSATGAAKGMMAGLNPVPSIFLGTITAVMGGIYRDVMIGRRPAVFGSNPLYATFSVIAAGLMVVFQSHGMYELGMGLAIAICVVFGLLARRFHWMLPIKAMDLSARLRSEKLKALRVKSMERARRIRRHRGTAANPDADRILRDKDS; translated from the coding sequence GTGGATCCGGAGACCCTGTTCAGGATCGTGGATGTGGCGGGTGTGATCGCAAACGGCTTGATCGGCGCGACCCTCGCGCGCTCGCTCGCATTCGACATGTTTGGCTTCCTCGCGCTGGGGATCGTCACCGCGCTCGGCGGCGGAATGACCCGCGACGCACTGCTCGGCATCGGTTTCCCGGTGGCGCTCACGGACCCGTGGTACCTGTGGGGCGCGATCGGCGCGGCCGTGTTCGCGTATCTCGTGCCGCTCGATGGGCGCTGGGCGCGCCGGCTGCTCGCGATGGCCGACGTCGGGGCGCTGGGCTGCTGGTCTGCTACCGGTGCCGCGAAGGGCATGATGGCGGGGCTGAACCCGGTGCCGTCGATCTTCCTGGGCACGATCACGGCCGTGATGGGCGGAATCTACCGCGACGTGATGATTGGCCGACGGCCCGCTGTTTTCGGTTCTAACCCGCTTTATGCCACGTTTTCTGTGATCGCGGCGGGGCTGATGGTGGTGTTCCAGAGCCACGGAATGTACGAGCTGGGCATGGGCCTCGCGATCGCCATTTGCGTTGTATTTGGGTTGCTCGCGCGGCGCTTCCATTGGATGCTACCGATTAAGGCGATGGACCTCAGTGCTCGATTGCGCTCAGAGAAGCTCAAAGCTTTGCGCGTGAAGTCGATGGAGCGGGCGCGCCGGATCAGGCGGCACCGTGGCACCGCGGCAAATCCGGATGCGGACCGCATCCTGCGCGACAAAGACTCGTAA
- a CDS encoding FhaA domain-containing protein translates to MGAFERLERKVESAVDNVFSRAFHTELKPVELVSGIKKCMDDRAAAMSRDRVIAPNDFIVTLSSEDSEKLADWGEDSLRAELASAAVAYARDQRYTFLGPVRVKFASSAELVKGKISVHGSSRRGAAAPATTTDASPENPVIDVAGERYVLTGQVTVLGRGSSADIVVNDSGVSRRHLELKITPGGVIATDLNTTNGSFVEGHRITAATLVDGNTITIGRTKIMFWTSPEAL, encoded by the coding sequence ATGGGCGCATTTGAAAGGCTCGAGCGCAAAGTTGAAAGCGCTGTCGACAACGTTTTTTCGCGCGCGTTCCACACTGAGCTCAAGCCGGTGGAACTGGTCAGCGGCATTAAGAAGTGCATGGATGATCGCGCCGCCGCAATGAGCCGCGATCGTGTGATCGCCCCGAACGATTTCATCGTGACCCTCTCCTCGGAGGATTCGGAAAAACTCGCGGATTGGGGCGAAGATTCACTGCGAGCCGAGCTCGCGAGCGCCGCCGTCGCCTACGCGCGCGACCAGCGCTACACGTTCCTCGGCCCGGTTCGCGTAAAGTTCGCGTCCTCTGCGGAGTTGGTTAAAGGCAAGATTTCCGTACACGGCTCGTCACGTCGTGGCGCGGCCGCCCCCGCGACGACGACGGACGCCTCCCCTGAAAACCCAGTGATCGACGTCGCCGGCGAGCGTTACGTCCTCACGGGCCAGGTCACGGTACTCGGGCGCGGCTCGAGCGCAGATATCGTCGTGAACGATTCGGGGGTCTCTCGCCGTCACCTCGAGCTCAAAATCACCCCGGGCGGCGTAATCGCCACAGATTTGAACACGACGAACGGCTCGTTCGTCGAAGGCCACCGAATCACGGCCGCAACACTGGTGGACGGCAACACGATCACGATCGGCCGCACGAAAATCATGTTCTGGACCTCCCCGGAGGCCCTATGA
- a CDS encoding FHA domain-containing protein FhaB/FipA, with protein sequence MSAILFTVLRFGFLALLWLFVLLVLQTIRGDVFGTRVADRGQRGSASERKAAALARRAQRRETPTTPAGHTPARPRLVVVAGPLTGTTLPLGTASITVGRSPDSALVLDDGFASSRHARFYNEGGQWWIEDLNSTNGTWLGSERIYAPVPLHPGSRVTIGKTTMELAQ encoded by the coding sequence ATGAGCGCGATCCTGTTTACTGTTTTACGCTTCGGCTTCCTCGCACTGCTGTGGCTGTTCGTTTTGCTCGTGCTACAAACGATCCGAGGCGATGTTTTCGGCACGCGCGTCGCCGATCGCGGCCAGCGCGGCTCGGCCTCCGAGCGGAAGGCGGCGGCGTTGGCGCGGCGCGCACAGCGCCGAGAAACGCCAACGACGCCGGCCGGCCACACCCCCGCGCGGCCACGGCTCGTTGTTGTGGCTGGCCCGCTCACGGGCACCACGCTTCCGCTCGGCACGGCGTCGATCACGGTTGGCCGTTCGCCCGATTCGGCCCTCGTTCTCGACGACGGTTTCGCATCTTCTCGCCACGCCCGCTTCTACAACGAGGGCGGCCAGTGGTGGATTGAGGATCTGAACTCAACGAACGGCACGTGGCTCGGTTCGGAGCGTATCTACGCGCCAGTTCCGTTGCACCCGGGTTCGCGAGTGACGATCGGGAAGACCACGATGGAGCTGGCTCAATGA
- a CDS encoding FtsW/RodA/SpoVE family cell cycle protein translates to MSVVTAKTTRKGRGTELFLLILALFAVLMAWVLVHVGVNGGAGASHILPNNFALVSGAAAVVVLVLHFGVRFLAPWADPLILPIAVLLNGLGLVMIHRIDFALVARGGKAELTGQMLLTAVGAVLMLATLALLRDHRKLRRYTYLSLIAGMILLLLPMVPGIGVTINGANLWIRVAGFSFQPAELAKIFLAVFFAGYLVAQRDNLSLAGKKFLGLQLPRLRHILPLMIGWLACMGFLAMEKDFGMALLFFGLFVAMLYVATERVSWLAIGGLLTAGGIWVIVQLASHVRARFNVWLHAMDPALYDAQGGSFQIVNGWFGMASGGLFGTGWGRGYPTLVYASNSDFIISSFGEELGLTGLLVILCLYLLFVARAFNAGLHLNDGFGKLLATGLGFVIALQVFVVVGGVTRVIPLTGLALPFLALGGSSLLTNWMIAGLLLRMSDAARRPFTPSSTPLSSISTGQLPSELREDDTADSAARATEPGTSDDDDQNTQLTEVVRL, encoded by the coding sequence ATGAGCGTCGTCACCGCGAAAACCACCCGCAAAGGCCGCGGAACTGAACTTTTCCTCCTCATCCTCGCGCTGTTCGCAGTGCTGATGGCGTGGGTTCTCGTTCACGTGGGAGTGAACGGCGGAGCAGGAGCCTCCCATATCCTGCCCAACAACTTCGCACTCGTGAGCGGCGCGGCAGCCGTCGTAGTTCTCGTTCTCCATTTCGGGGTACGTTTCCTCGCACCCTGGGCAGATCCGCTGATTCTGCCCATCGCAGTGCTCCTCAACGGACTCGGCCTCGTGATGATCCACCGAATCGATTTCGCGCTCGTTGCCCGCGGAGGGAAAGCCGAGCTCACAGGGCAGATGCTCCTCACTGCCGTCGGCGCCGTACTCATGCTCGCAACACTCGCGCTCCTTCGCGACCATCGCAAACTACGCCGATACACGTATCTTTCCCTGATCGCCGGTATGATTCTCCTGCTGTTGCCGATGGTGCCCGGGATCGGCGTGACCATCAACGGCGCAAATCTCTGGATCCGCGTCGCCGGTTTCTCCTTCCAGCCTGCCGAGCTCGCAAAAATCTTCCTCGCCGTATTCTTCGCCGGCTACCTCGTGGCACAACGCGATAATCTTTCGCTGGCCGGGAAGAAGTTCCTCGGCCTACAGCTCCCCCGCCTTCGCCACATCCTTCCGCTCATGATCGGATGGCTCGCCTGCATGGGATTCCTTGCGATGGAAAAAGACTTCGGCATGGCGCTGTTGTTCTTCGGCCTGTTCGTGGCAATGCTGTACGTGGCCACCGAACGCGTGAGCTGGCTGGCGATCGGCGGTCTGCTCACCGCGGGGGGAATCTGGGTGATTGTGCAGCTCGCCTCGCACGTGCGAGCCCGCTTCAACGTGTGGCTCCACGCAATGGATCCGGCTCTCTACGATGCCCAAGGCGGCTCATTCCAGATCGTTAACGGCTGGTTCGGCATGGCAAGCGGCGGTCTGTTTGGCACTGGCTGGGGGCGCGGCTACCCCACGCTCGTGTACGCCTCGAACTCCGATTTCATTATCTCCTCGTTCGGTGAGGAACTCGGTCTCACGGGTCTGCTCGTGATCTTGTGCCTGTACCTGTTGTTCGTTGCGCGCGCTTTTAATGCGGGCCTCCACCTCAACGACGGTTTCGGCAAGCTCCTGGCCACCGGCCTCGGCTTCGTGATCGCTCTGCAGGTGTTCGTGGTGGTCGGCGGCGTCACCCGCGTGATCCCGCTGACCGGCCTCGCCCTGCCGTTCCTCGCGCTCGGCGGCTCCTCGCTCCTCACAAACTGGATGATCGCCGGCCTCCTGTTGCGCATGTCCGACGCCGCACGCCGGCCGTTCACCCCGTCGTCGACCCCGCTCTCATCGATTTCTACCGGCCAGCTTCCGTCCGAGCTTCGCGAAGACGACACCGCCGATTCCGCGGCCCGCGCAACCGAGCCAGGCACTAGCGACGACGACGATCAAAATACTCAACTCACGGAGGTGGTTCGCCTGTGA
- a CDS encoding PP2C family protein-serine/threonine phosphatase, translated as MSVQFKYVAFSDVGLVRKSNQDAGYASTNLLVLADGMGGAAGGDIASSVTIAHLATIDDTHQADDLLPLLRRTLAEAHEELIERAREKKELAGLGTTCIAVLRTSNKLAMVHIGDSRAYLLRDGKLTQVTRDHTLVQYLVDHGELTPEEAAHHPKRNVIMRNIGDSPEPLELDESIREAVVGDRWLLCSDGLFGVVSNETIAEVLSAPEIADAGAKLIDLALAAGAPDNVTVVIAEVLPSSGQSYDRGPVVVGSAAAKRKPSRLGRGAAGRAAALTKREELADDVEEQAPPRRRWVARLSASLGIIALVITGALAGYKWTQSQYFVAEHNGKVAIYQGIPQHLGPIDFSSLKMDTELSMSDLSEVARQRLLESPITRSSLPDALQAVKDLEKQKVAPSPAPSSTPSPAGTPASPSSSPSASLTPTTNGGGE; from the coding sequence ATGAGCGTTCAGTTCAAATACGTTGCGTTTTCCGACGTCGGGCTGGTTCGTAAATCGAACCAGGACGCCGGTTACGCTTCGACGAACCTTCTGGTGTTGGCCGACGGTATGGGCGGCGCTGCGGGCGGCGATATCGCTTCATCGGTGACGATCGCACACCTGGCTACTATCGACGATACACATCAGGCTGACGATCTCCTCCCGTTACTACGCCGCACCCTTGCGGAGGCCCACGAGGAACTGATCGAGCGGGCGCGGGAAAAGAAAGAACTCGCCGGCCTGGGAACCACCTGCATTGCGGTTCTTCGAACCTCGAATAAGCTCGCGATGGTCCATATCGGCGATTCGCGTGCCTACCTTCTTCGCGACGGCAAACTCACACAAGTCACCCGCGATCACACGCTGGTGCAATACCTGGTCGATCACGGTGAACTCACGCCTGAAGAGGCCGCCCATCACCCCAAACGCAACGTCATCATGCGTAATATTGGCGATTCTCCGGAGCCTCTTGAGCTCGACGAATCGATCCGCGAAGCTGTGGTCGGCGATCGCTGGTTGCTCTGTTCCGATGGCCTGTTCGGCGTCGTCTCCAATGAAACAATCGCTGAAGTGCTCAGTGCCCCAGAAATCGCCGACGCCGGTGCGAAGCTCATCGACCTGGCGCTGGCTGCCGGGGCACCGGATAACGTCACAGTCGTGATCGCGGAGGTGCTGCCGTCGTCGGGGCAGTCCTACGATCGCGGCCCCGTCGTCGTTGGCTCCGCGGCCGCAAAACGCAAGCCGTCGCGGCTCGGGCGTGGCGCCGCTGGCAGAGCCGCAGCACTCACGAAGCGCGAAGAACTCGCCGACGACGTCGAAGAACAAGCTCCCCCGCGCCGGCGGTGGGTGGCTCGCTTGTCCGCGTCTTTGGGAATTATCGCACTCGTCATCACGGGTGCTCTGGCAGGCTACAAATGGACGCAATCGCAGTACTTCGTTGCCGAACACAACGGAAAAGTGGCGATTTACCAGGGAATTCCGCAACATCTGGGACCGATTGATTTTTCCTCACTCAAGATGGACACCGAACTGTCGATGAGCGACCTGTCTGAAGTTGCCCGCCAGCGTCTCCTCGAGAGCCCCATCACTCGCTCTTCTCTCCCAGATGCTCTGCAAGCCGTGAAGGACCTTGAGAAACAAAAAGTCGCCCCTTCCCCGGCACCCAGCTCGACGCCGTCGCCAGCTGGCACACCGGCGTCGCCAAGCTCTTCACCGTCGGCTTCCCTCACACCCACAACGAACGGAGGCGGAGAATGA
- a CDS encoding macro domain-containing protein, with product MLKLNDYREAIKLDTPVPAAENDDRATHDLLLTALAGLKDKKHTGGMSANLSTDAGLDLWLKTELAERPAGDLDPITSRAIDTLLWRRMGRHGRIEVNSLRRVIDLDPGSDYTHAGSVVLYRGDSEQLVVDAMVTSAMPDLSGCPMPFDHCIDSEIHTQGGPWIKSDLKKIKEIEGIEELPLGEAVITRGYRLPAKYVIHAVSPKASGGNHEDRLKELYDTYIACLNLAAQVADVKSVAFPAIGTGIGGFSLEESAQIALKAVDDWFDEHNGKVELVALIVRGDHDSEAYQYALDRWVED from the coding sequence ATGCTGAAACTGAACGATTACCGCGAAGCGATCAAGCTCGATACGCCGGTACCTGCGGCCGAAAACGACGACCGCGCCACCCACGATCTTCTCCTCACGGCCCTCGCCGGCCTGAAGGACAAGAAGCACACCGGCGGAATGTCGGCGAACCTCTCCACCGATGCGGGCCTTGATCTGTGGCTCAAGACGGAACTGGCGGAGCGCCCGGCAGGCGATCTCGACCCGATCACCTCCCGCGCAATCGACACGCTCCTGTGGCGCCGCATGGGCCGCCATGGCCGCATCGAGGTCAACAGCCTGCGCCGCGTGATCGATCTCGATCCGGGATCCGATTACACGCACGCCGGCTCCGTGGTGCTCTACCGCGGCGATTCCGAGCAGCTCGTGGTGGACGCCATGGTGACTTCCGCGATGCCGGATCTGTCCGGTTGCCCGATGCCCTTCGATCACTGCATCGATTCCGAGATCCACACCCAGGGTGGTCCGTGGATCAAGTCGGATCTGAAGAAAATCAAGGAAATTGAAGGCATCGAGGAGCTTCCGCTCGGCGAGGCCGTGATCACGCGTGGCTACCGTCTCCCGGCGAAGTACGTGATCCACGCCGTGTCGCCCAAGGCTTCCGGCGGCAACCACGAGGATCGCCTCAAGGAGCTTTACGATACGTACATTGCGTGCCTGAACCTCGCAGCCCAGGTTGCCGACGTGAAGTCGGTCGCGTTCCCTGCGATCGGCACTGGCATCGGCGGCTTCTCGCTCGAGGAGTCGGCTCAGATCGCGCTCAAGGCTGTTGACGACTGGTTCGACGAGCACAACGGCAAGGTCGAGCTCGTGGCCCTGATCGTCCGCGGCGATCACGATTCGGAGGCCTACCAGTACGCCCTGGATCGCTGGGTTGAGGACTGA